A window from Pseudomonas alloputida encodes these proteins:
- a CDS encoding AMP-binding protein encodes MNLGTLSSRSARYWPERLAVIDRHTRLTFAQLEQRANQLASALLAQGIATGEHVAILAPNRAELVEAEVAFYKAGLVKVPVNARLAPDEVIQVLNDACSVALIADAQLAQALLARRQEVPALRLIVTLGERGGDITYAALLAQGSSQPISCDLPDDALAVLHYTSGSSGVLKAAMLSVGNRKALIRKSLASPTRRAAPGDVMAHVGPITHASGMQLMPLLAVGACNLLLERYDDQLLLETIQREGVTRLFLVPAMINRLVNFPDVERYDLSSLRLVMYGAAPMAPALVKRAIEVFGPILAQGYGAGETCSLVTVLTEQDHLCEGGDYRRLASCGRCYFETDLRVVNDHFQDVQPGEVGEIVVKGPDIMQGYWRAPHLTAEVMRDGYYLTGDLATVDEQGYVFIVDRKKEMIISGGFNIYPSEVEQVLYSMPQVFEAAVVGVPDEQWGEAVRAVIVLKPGMALQEQDVIEHCAQALAGFKKPRAVDFVSELPKNPNGKVVRRLIRDAYWQNSERRI; translated from the coding sequence GTGAACCTTGGAACCCTATCCAGTCGAAGTGCCAGATACTGGCCTGAACGTCTGGCGGTGATCGACCGCCACACCCGGCTGACCTTCGCTCAGCTCGAACAACGGGCCAACCAGCTGGCCTCGGCCTTGCTGGCACAGGGCATCGCCACGGGCGAGCATGTCGCCATCCTGGCGCCCAACCGCGCCGAACTGGTGGAAGCAGAGGTGGCTTTCTACAAGGCCGGCCTGGTCAAGGTACCGGTCAATGCGCGCCTGGCACCGGATGAAGTGATTCAGGTGCTCAACGACGCCTGCAGTGTCGCGCTGATCGCCGATGCGCAACTCGCCCAGGCGTTGCTGGCCCGCAGGCAGGAGGTACCTGCGTTACGCTTGATCGTGACCTTGGGTGAGCGGGGCGGTGACATCACCTATGCCGCACTGCTGGCCCAAGGCAGTAGCCAGCCAATCAGCTGCGACCTGCCTGACGACGCCCTCGCCGTTTTGCATTACACCTCTGGCAGCTCTGGTGTGCTCAAGGCTGCGATGCTCAGCGTGGGCAACCGCAAGGCGCTTATCCGCAAGAGCCTCGCCAGCCCTACCCGTCGCGCCGCCCCGGGCGATGTCATGGCTCACGTCGGGCCTATCACCCATGCCAGCGGCATGCAGCTGATGCCACTGCTGGCGGTCGGTGCCTGCAACCTGCTGCTGGAGCGCTACGACGACCAGCTGTTGCTCGAGACCATCCAGCGCGAAGGCGTAACCCGCTTGTTCCTGGTGCCTGCCATGATCAATCGCCTGGTCAACTTCCCCGATGTCGAGCGCTACGACCTGAGCAGCTTGCGCCTGGTGATGTACGGTGCCGCGCCGATGGCACCAGCGCTGGTGAAGCGGGCCATCGAGGTCTTCGGGCCGATCCTGGCCCAGGGTTACGGTGCTGGCGAGACCTGCTCGCTGGTAACCGTCCTGACCGAACAGGACCATTTGTGCGAGGGCGGCGACTACCGGCGCCTGGCCTCATGCGGGCGTTGCTACTTCGAAACCGACCTGCGCGTGGTGAACGACCACTTCCAGGACGTCCAGCCGGGAGAGGTGGGCGAAATCGTAGTCAAGGGCCCGGACATCATGCAGGGCTACTGGCGCGCACCCCACCTCACCGCCGAGGTGATGCGCGACGGCTACTACCTGACTGGCGACCTGGCCACGGTGGATGAGCAGGGGTATGTGTTCATCGTCGACCGCAAGAAAGAAATGATCATTTCCGGTGGTTTCAACATTTACCCCAGCGAGGTCGAGCAGGTGCTCTACAGCATGCCGCAGGTGTTCGAGGCGGCGGTGGTGGGGGTGCCTGACGAGCAGTGGGGCGAAGCGGTGCGGGCGGTGATCGTGCTCAAGCCGGGCATGGCGCTGCAGGAGCAGGACGTCATCGAACATTGCGCCCAGGCCCTGGCCGGTTTCAAGAAACCACGTGCCGTGGACTTCGTCAGCGAGCTGCCGAAAAACCCCAACGGCAAGGTGGTGCGCCGGTTGATCCGTGACGCCTACTGGCAAAACAGCGAACGCCGTATCTGA
- a CDS encoding LysR family transcriptional regulator, whose translation MTLKQLRYLIAIVEAGSFSNAARQAFIAQPALSRQIGLLESELEMQLLARQHDGIELTDAGRQLYEVARSVVQQLDSVKDELKSSRGNPKGHVAISIPATASALLLPAIITQAQARFPGIKLTVWDGLSREGGQAIELGKVDFGVVPNAEELVHVVAEPVFSEDLYWVGLPGHGPDESPITLAEAAASRLVMPPRSLHLRRRIEQAAMETGVTLDSSYEQQSAPGITSLVRAGLAATISNWPPLLDLAAPASARLIVEPRITRTIALAHSQHKPLSFAAACMRDLVRALLVDAVRSERWKGTLIEREALAEQSL comes from the coding sequence ATGACTTTGAAACAGCTGCGTTATTTGATCGCCATTGTCGAAGCCGGCAGTTTTTCCAATGCCGCACGCCAGGCGTTCATCGCCCAACCGGCCTTGAGCCGACAGATAGGCCTGCTGGAGAGCGAACTGGAAATGCAACTGCTGGCGCGCCAGCATGACGGTATCGAACTGACCGATGCCGGGCGGCAGTTGTACGAAGTGGCCCGATCGGTCGTGCAGCAGCTCGATTCGGTGAAAGACGAGCTGAAATCCAGCCGCGGCAACCCCAAGGGGCACGTGGCCATCTCGATTCCCGCCACTGCCTCGGCACTGTTGTTGCCGGCCATCATTACCCAGGCCCAGGCACGCTTCCCGGGGATCAAGCTCACCGTTTGGGATGGCCTGAGCCGCGAAGGTGGCCAGGCGATCGAGCTGGGCAAGGTGGATTTCGGCGTGGTGCCCAACGCCGAAGAACTTGTCCATGTGGTCGCCGAGCCCGTGTTTTCCGAAGACCTGTATTGGGTCGGCCTGCCTGGGCACGGCCCTGACGAGTCGCCCATCACCTTGGCTGAAGCCGCAGCGAGCCGCCTGGTAATGCCACCCCGTAGCCTGCACTTGCGCAGGCGCATCGAGCAGGCTGCCATGGAAACCGGTGTGACACTGGACTCCAGCTACGAACAGCAGTCGGCCCCCGGTATCACCAGCCTGGTCCGTGCTGGCCTGGCGGCCACCATCAGCAACTGGCCGCCGCTGCTGGATCTGGCCGCGCCTGCCAGCGCGCGGCTGATAGTGGAACCGCGCATCACCCGCACCATCGCCTTGGCCCACTCGCAGCACAAGCCGCTGTCGTTCGCCGCCGCCTGCATGCGCGACCTGGTGCGCGCACTGCTGGTGGATGCGGTGCGCAGCGAGCGCTGGAAAGGAACCTTGATCGAGCGCGAGGCCCTGGCGGAGCAGAGCCTCTGA
- a CDS encoding MFS transporter, with protein sequence MIAVLLALLMLVNFLDKVVIGLVAVPMSRELGLSPAEFGLVGGALHWFFAISAVIGGFMANRRPTRTLLLGMGAFWALIQLPMLFVSSLWAIVACRVLLGIGEGPASPVATHALYKWFPNDRRNLPVALLHTGSALGLLVAGAMIPWISVHYGWRMNFIVLAVIGAVWCVLWWRLGSEGNLDRIRPGQLEEGQAPVPYRRLLGDRTVLGNYLCHFAANWSLALTLTWVPSYLETGLGIDPIMTGQVFVLFVVVTTPLSLFMAWLSQRMMRAGLATRWSRGAFVSVCLIASGLLSAALFLPGLSNVERIVSLTFSGGLALVMYSVGPAMLAEFTPSGQRGGILAIGNGIASLAGLSAPVVTGLLVQGAGAGHTAGFGQGFLVCGAVLVIAGLIGLAWMDPQKTRQRLVQVGTAAPAQA encoded by the coding sequence ATGATTGCGGTACTGCTGGCGCTGTTGATGCTGGTGAACTTCCTGGACAAGGTGGTCATCGGCCTGGTGGCGGTGCCGATGTCCAGGGAACTGGGCTTGTCCCCTGCCGAGTTCGGCCTGGTAGGGGGCGCACTGCACTGGTTCTTCGCCATCTCGGCGGTGATAGGCGGCTTCATGGCCAATCGCCGGCCAACCCGCACCCTGCTGCTGGGCATGGGCGCGTTCTGGGCGCTTATCCAGTTGCCCATGTTGTTCGTCAGCTCGCTGTGGGCGATCGTCGCCTGCCGGGTGCTGCTGGGTATTGGCGAGGGACCGGCCTCACCGGTGGCTACACATGCCTTGTACAAGTGGTTCCCCAATGACCGTCGCAACCTTCCCGTGGCGCTGTTGCATACCGGCAGTGCGCTGGGGCTGCTGGTAGCGGGTGCCATGATCCCATGGATCAGTGTGCACTACGGCTGGCGCATGAACTTCATCGTGCTGGCGGTGATCGGCGCGGTGTGGTGCGTGCTGTGGTGGCGGCTTGGCAGCGAGGGCAACCTCGACCGCATTCGCCCGGGCCAGCTTGAAGAAGGGCAGGCCCCTGTTCCCTATCGTCGACTGCTCGGTGACCGCACGGTATTGGGCAACTACTTGTGCCACTTCGCCGCCAATTGGTCCCTGGCATTGACCCTGACCTGGGTACCGAGCTACCTGGAAACCGGGCTGGGTATCGACCCGATCATGACCGGCCAGGTGTTCGTCCTGTTCGTGGTGGTTACCACGCCGCTGAGCCTGTTCATGGCCTGGCTGTCCCAGCGAATGATGCGTGCCGGGTTGGCCACACGCTGGTCGCGCGGTGCGTTCGTTTCCGTGTGCCTGATCGCCAGCGGGCTGCTGTCGGCGGCATTGTTTCTGCCCGGTCTGAGCAACGTCGAGCGGATCGTCAGCCTCACGTTCAGCGGTGGGCTGGCGCTGGTGATGTACTCCGTGGGGCCTGCCATGCTGGCGGAGTTCACGCCCAGCGGGCAGCGCGGCGGCATTCTGGCGATCGGCAACGGTATCGCCTCGTTGGCCGGGCTGTCGGCACCGGTGGTCACCGGTTTGCTGGTGCAGGGCGCCGGGGCCGGGCACACGGCAGGGTTTGGCCAGGGTTTTCTGGTGTGCGGCGCGGTGCTGGTGATTGCCGGGCTGATCGGGCTGGCCTGGATGGACCCGCAGAAAACCCGGCAACGTCTGGTGCAGGTGGGCACGGCTGCGCCTGCCCAAGCGTGA
- a CDS encoding DUF1302 domain-containing protein, whose product MASRISGRSGPLSVLASSVLFSASAGAAQFHWGELEGQFDSALSFGSSIATANPDPALHNSANSDDGRLNFASGDVFSAVFKGTHDLELKHDNLGVFLRGTYWYDTALRDHDQRFKQVEDNNRKRSAKTAGSQLLDAFGYYLYDIDGQPGSLRLGKQVVNWGESTFIQGGLNVINPFNLAALRRPGSEVKDALVPVNLFYFTQNLTEALSVDGFYQLDWEQTQLDNCGTFFSNNDFLPDGCDGLDVGAKLLGNPTAVAGLAPFGVNLTSEGVRIPRGSDQDARNSGQWGVSLRWYVAALDTEFGAYAANYHSRTPYLGTVSSPYFDNRRFAPQLCANLAIGLADCAAFLGSSAGQSLVGALRLGTSQYRVQYPEDIRLYGLSFSTTLRTGTALQGELSYRPNMPMQLNGTDIIQSLLNVDGRSPLLGDGLRPDSASTLFDGYRRKEMTQLQITAVHAFSQVMGANQLLLIGEAGATYVGGLEGAYGPRYGRSGTFNSGELADNSVCVAISKTPEHCNDEGFMTPFSWGYRLRATWAYPNVIAGFDLRPNLSWAHDVHGTGPVEGSAFSEGSRAISVGLDATLASTYSLSVSYTDFIDGDYGTRGDRDFISLSLGVTF is encoded by the coding sequence ATGGCATCTCGTATTTCCGGTCGCTCGGGACCGTTGTCGGTACTTGCCTCATCAGTACTTTTTTCTGCGTCTGCCGGTGCCGCTCAGTTTCACTGGGGTGAACTTGAGGGGCAATTCGACTCGGCGCTTTCCTTTGGTAGCAGCATTGCGACTGCCAACCCTGACCCGGCCCTGCACAACAGCGCCAACAGCGATGACGGCCGCCTGAACTTTGCCTCTGGCGATGTGTTTTCAGCGGTGTTCAAAGGCACCCATGACCTGGAGCTCAAGCACGACAACCTGGGGGTGTTCCTGCGCGGTACCTACTGGTACGACACGGCCCTGCGTGATCACGATCAGCGCTTCAAGCAGGTCGAGGACAACAACCGCAAGCGCTCAGCCAAGACCGCAGGTAGCCAGCTGCTCGATGCCTTCGGTTACTACCTGTACGACATCGACGGCCAACCGGGTTCGCTCAGGCTGGGCAAGCAGGTGGTCAACTGGGGTGAGAGCACCTTCATCCAGGGCGGACTGAACGTCATCAACCCCTTCAACCTGGCGGCCTTGCGCCGCCCCGGCTCGGAAGTGAAGGACGCGCTGGTGCCGGTGAACCTGTTCTACTTCACCCAGAACCTCACCGAAGCGCTGTCGGTCGACGGTTTCTATCAGCTGGACTGGGAACAGACCCAGCTCGACAACTGTGGCACGTTCTTTTCGAACAACGACTTTTTGCCCGATGGGTGCGATGGCCTCGACGTGGGCGCCAAATTGCTCGGCAACCCCACAGCCGTGGCGGGGCTTGCGCCGTTCGGTGTGAACCTCACCAGCGAAGGCGTGCGCATACCTCGCGGCAGCGACCAGGATGCCCGCAACAGCGGGCAGTGGGGCGTTTCGCTGCGCTGGTACGTGGCGGCGCTGGACACCGAGTTTGGCGCTTACGCGGCGAACTACCACAGCCGCACGCCTTACCTGGGTACGGTCAGCAGCCCGTATTTCGACAACCGCCGTTTCGCCCCGCAGTTGTGCGCCAACCTCGCTATCGGGCTTGCAGACTGTGCCGCTTTTCTGGGTTCCAGCGCAGGCCAGTCGCTGGTCGGCGCGCTACGCCTGGGCACCTCGCAGTACCGGGTGCAATACCCCGAGGACATTCGCCTCTACGGCCTTTCGTTCTCCACCACCCTGCGCACCGGCACGGCGCTGCAGGGGGAGCTGAGCTACCGGCCGAACATGCCCATGCAGCTCAACGGTACCGATATCATCCAGTCGTTGTTGAACGTCGATGGCCGCTCGCCCTTGCTGGGTGACGGCCTGCGGCCAGACAGCGCCAGTACGCTGTTCGACGGCTACCGCCGTAAAGAGATGACCCAGTTGCAGATAACCGCTGTTCACGCTTTCAGCCAGGTGATGGGGGCCAACCAGTTGCTGTTGATAGGCGAGGCTGGCGCCACCTACGTGGGCGGTCTGGAGGGCGCCTATGGCCCCCGTTACGGGCGCTCGGGCACGTTCAACAGCGGCGAACTGGCGGACAACAGCGTGTGCGTGGCCATTTCCAAAACCCCTGAGCATTGCAACGACGAAGGCTTCATGACCCCGTTTTCCTGGGGCTACCGGCTGCGTGCCACCTGGGCCTACCCCAACGTGATTGCCGGTTTCGACCTGCGGCCGAACCTGTCCTGGGCACATGACGTGCACGGCACCGGCCCGGTGGAGGGGTCGGCGTTCAGCGAAGGCTCCAGGGCCATCAGTGTCGGGTTGGATGCGACGCTCGCCAGCACCTACAGCCTGAGTGTGTCGTACACCGACTTTATCGACGGCGACTATGGCACCCGCGGCGACCGGGACTTCATCTCGCTGAGCCTGGGCGTCACTTTCTGA
- a CDS encoding YidH family protein has protein sequence MGVPEPRPDWSRRLLGQGEAPDPRFTLANERTFLAWVRTALALLGGAIAIETFAGHVLETPLRLWLVAGLMLLSALLSAGACLRWLRVERALRRRRPLPLPALVPLLALGCLVAVLLAGLVLWPRWHG, from the coding sequence ATGGGCGTGCCTGAACCACGGCCTGACTGGTCGCGGCGGCTGTTGGGGCAGGGTGAGGCGCCTGATCCGCGCTTCACGCTGGCCAACGAACGTACCTTCCTGGCCTGGGTCCGGACCGCGCTGGCGCTGCTGGGTGGCGCAATCGCCATCGAAACTTTCGCCGGCCACGTCCTCGAGACACCCCTGCGGCTGTGGCTGGTCGCTGGCCTGATGCTGCTGAGTGCATTGCTGAGCGCTGGCGCCTGCCTGCGCTGGCTGCGGGTAGAGCGGGCATTGCGTCGGCGACGTCCGTTGCCGTTGCCGGCACTGGTGCCCTTGTTGGCGCTGGGCTGCCTGGTCGCTGTACTGCTGGCAGGTCTCGTCCTGTGGCCACGCTGGCATGGGTGA
- a CDS encoding alkyl/aryl-sulfatase gives MRFSLSMLALALLAPLPSLGATAAKDATAATLASNQQWLQRLPFEDRVDYETARRGLVERFNGPVATADGKTVWNLAQYAFLEPAQSPATVNPSLWRIAQLNNIAGLFKVTEGIYQLRGLDLANMTIVEGKDGLIVLDPLLAVETAKAGLELYFKHRPRKPVTTVIYTHPHVDHFGGVRGVINEADVKAGKVQVIAPEGFFEHAIGENVLAGPAMKRRAQYMYGAPLPRGPRGQVDAGLGKGVPANATVSLIAPTLEISQPLQRMTLSGVEVEFQLTPGTEAPAEMNIYFPALRALCMAENATHVQHNVLTLRGALVRDPKVWAHYLDQSLVRYGEQAEVVFAQHHWPTWGGAAIRDYLADQRDMYAFIDSQTLRLINQGQTPMEIAQTLASLPPRLASKWYSRDYYGSLSHNVRAVYQRYMGFYDGNPANLDPLPPQAAGKRYVAAMGGADQVLTQARQAFAEGDYRWVAQLANHLVFAEPDNTEARELQADALEQLGYQSENATWRNAYLSGAQELRSGVAAGAGSGGNADDMVRALTPSLFFDYLGVRVNAYNAADSNLTINWRFSDLDEDYALTLRNGVLTHRDLARHAKADVEVIMRKQTLDSIALKQTGFLKEATAGAIEIKGERVKFLQFMGGLEEADSRFNIVTP, from the coding sequence ATGCGCTTTTCACTGTCGATGCTGGCGCTTGCCCTGCTGGCCCCCCTTCCGAGCCTGGGCGCAACAGCGGCCAAGGATGCCACCGCGGCCACCCTGGCCAGCAACCAGCAGTGGCTGCAACGGTTGCCTTTCGAGGATCGCGTCGATTACGAAACAGCCCGGCGTGGGCTGGTCGAGCGGTTCAACGGGCCAGTCGCCACGGCCGATGGCAAGACGGTGTGGAACCTGGCCCAGTATGCTTTTCTGGAACCGGCGCAATCCCCTGCCACGGTAAACCCGAGCTTGTGGCGCATCGCTCAGTTGAACAACATCGCCGGGCTGTTCAAGGTCACCGAGGGCATCTACCAGCTTCGCGGTCTGGACCTGGCCAACATGACCATCGTCGAAGGGAAGGACGGGCTGATTGTGCTTGACCCGCTGCTTGCCGTGGAGACTGCCAAGGCGGGCCTCGAACTGTACTTCAAGCACCGCCCGCGCAAGCCGGTGACCACGGTGATCTACACCCACCCGCACGTCGACCATTTCGGCGGCGTGCGCGGGGTGATCAACGAGGCGGACGTCAAGGCTGGCAAAGTCCAGGTCATCGCGCCCGAGGGGTTCTTCGAACATGCCATCGGCGAAAACGTGCTGGCCGGACCGGCCATGAAACGCCGCGCCCAGTACATGTACGGCGCCCCCCTGCCCCGTGGGCCGCGAGGCCAGGTGGATGCCGGACTGGGCAAGGGCGTGCCGGCCAATGCCACTGTCAGCCTCATCGCGCCGACGCTCGAAATCAGCCAACCGCTGCAACGCATGACCCTGAGCGGCGTGGAGGTGGAGTTCCAGCTGACCCCGGGCACCGAGGCGCCGGCGGAAATGAACATTTATTTCCCGGCGCTCAGGGCACTGTGCATGGCCGAGAACGCCACCCATGTGCAGCACAACGTACTGACGCTGCGCGGGGCCCTGGTGCGCGATCCGAAAGTGTGGGCCCATTACCTGGACCAATCGCTGGTGCGCTACGGCGAGCAGGCCGAGGTGGTGTTCGCCCAGCATCACTGGCCCACTTGGGGTGGTGCGGCCATCCGCGACTACCTGGCCGACCAGCGCGATATGTATGCCTTCATCGACAGCCAGACCTTGCGCCTGATCAATCAGGGCCAGACCCCCATGGAAATTGCCCAGACCCTGGCCAGCCTGCCGCCGCGCCTGGCAAGCAAATGGTACAGCCGCGACTACTACGGCTCGCTTAGCCATAACGTCAGGGCCGTCTATCAACGCTACATGGGGTTCTACGACGGCAACCCGGCCAACCTCGACCCATTGCCACCGCAAGCGGCCGGCAAGCGTTACGTGGCGGCGATGGGGGGTGCCGATCAGGTGCTGACCCAGGCCCGCCAGGCCTTCGCCGAGGGCGACTATCGCTGGGTGGCGCAATTGGCCAACCACCTGGTATTCGCCGAGCCAGACAACACCGAGGCCCGCGAACTGCAGGCCGACGCGCTGGAGCAACTGGGTTACCAGAGTGAGAACGCCACCTGGCGCAATGCCTACCTCAGTGGCGCGCAGGAATTGCGCTCAGGCGTTGCCGCCGGTGCGGGTAGCGGCGGCAACGCCGATGACATGGTGCGGGCCCTGACACCCAGCCTGTTTTTCGACTACCTGGGTGTTCGGGTGAATGCCTACAACGCTGCCGATAGCAACCTGACCATCAACTGGCGGTTTTCCGACCTGGACGAAGACTACGCCCTCACCCTGCGCAACGGCGTCCTCACCCACCGCGACCTGGCGCGCCACGCCAAGGCCGATGTAGAGGTCATCATGCGCAAACAGACACTGGACAGCATTGCCTTGAAGCAGACAGGCTTTCTCAAGGAAGCCACAGCAGGGGCAATCGAAATCAAAGGCGAGCGGGTGAAGTTCCTGCAATTCATGGGGGGGCTGGAAGAGGCTGATTCGCGCTTCAATATCGTCACGCCCTGA
- a CDS encoding DUF202 domain-containing protein, whose amino-acid sequence MGDPGLQAERTELAWRRTVLALVVVAGLACRQGDVYVLTLAGVAALALLTRQGRRYERGLAMLQAERGQPAPWGVLALGSVVWLMALAGLCRLAKGG is encoded by the coding sequence ATGGGTGATCCGGGCCTGCAGGCAGAACGCACCGAGTTGGCCTGGCGGCGCACTGTGCTGGCGCTGGTGGTGGTGGCGGGGTTGGCCTGTCGTCAGGGCGATGTGTACGTGCTGACATTGGCGGGCGTGGCCGCGCTGGCGCTGCTGACTCGCCAGGGACGGCGTTACGAGCGGGGCCTGGCGATGTTGCAGGCCGAACGCGGTCAGCCTGCGCCCTGGGGAGTGCTGGCACTGGGCAGCGTGGTGTGGCTGATGGCACTGGCAGGCTTGTGCCGGTTGGCGAAGGGCGGCTGA
- a CDS encoding DUF1329 domain-containing protein, with translation MVMIGLFWASGTLAAAGLPDNLTPVGAERAASPDGRIPAWQGGLSTAQQRLGDNGTPLDPFADEQPLYRITAANYRQYRGQLTDGQVALLKRFPASLSLPVYPTHRSVAVPDAVAASAARNAEQAQLDDQGNGVRGFTGVIAFAQPTNGLEVIWNHLTRHRNVSYSLSSDSVTPLKNGRFVLMSARQEVARPEGLANLGAGNVLYYFTYRMTAPSRLAGDAMVVHETLDQVAEPRLSWVYSASQRRVRRAPNIAYDTTGPGTAGLRTADSRDMFNGAPDRYDWKLLGKQALHVPYNCYRLASPELRYVDLIKPGHIDPAPTRYELHRVWVVEATLKPGAQHIYAKRRFYLDEDTWAILETDSYDARGELWRTSQAHGFFHPSGQVAVNAMEITYDLKSGRYHASGLINEQRRPFAFNVRTSLSYFSPGALRSFGVR, from the coding sequence ATGGTGATGATTGGCCTGTTCTGGGCGAGTGGCACGCTGGCAGCAGCCGGCCTGCCCGACAACCTGACCCCGGTGGGAGCCGAGCGTGCTGCCAGCCCCGACGGGCGCATACCGGCCTGGCAAGGTGGGTTGAGTACAGCCCAGCAACGCCTGGGCGACAACGGCACGCCGCTGGACCCGTTTGCCGATGAGCAGCCTCTGTACCGGATCACGGCCGCCAACTACCGGCAGTACCGAGGTCAGCTTACCGACGGCCAGGTGGCCTTGCTCAAACGCTTCCCAGCCAGCCTGAGCTTGCCGGTGTATCCCACCCACCGCAGTGTTGCGGTACCCGACGCGGTCGCGGCATCGGCCGCCCGCAACGCCGAGCAGGCGCAGCTGGATGACCAGGGCAACGGTGTGCGCGGTTTCACTGGCGTCATCGCCTTTGCGCAGCCAACCAACGGCCTGGAGGTGATCTGGAACCACCTGACCCGGCATCGCAACGTGAGTTACAGCCTGAGCTCCGACAGCGTCACGCCGCTGAAGAATGGCCGCTTCGTGCTGATGAGCGCGCGTCAGGAAGTGGCCCGGCCCGAAGGTTTGGCCAACCTGGGGGCGGGCAATGTACTTTATTACTTCACCTACCGCATGACGGCGCCCTCGCGGCTTGCCGGCGATGCGATGGTGGTGCATGAGACACTGGACCAGGTCGCCGAACCGCGTTTGTCCTGGGTGTACAGCGCCAGCCAGCGGCGGGTACGACGGGCGCCGAACATCGCCTATGACACCACTGGCCCTGGCACCGCCGGCCTGCGGACCGCCGACAGTCGCGACATGTTCAATGGCGCGCCTGACCGGTATGACTGGAAGCTGCTGGGCAAGCAGGCGCTGCACGTGCCCTACAACTGTTACCGCCTGGCATCGCCCGAGCTGCGCTATGTGGACCTGATCAAGCCAGGCCACATCGACCCGGCACCGACCCGCTACGAACTGCACCGGGTGTGGGTCGTGGAGGCGACGTTGAAGCCCGGGGCGCAGCATATCTATGCCAAGCGCCGGTTCTACCTGGATGAAGACACCTGGGCCATTCTCGAAACAGACAGCTACGACGCGCGTGGCGAGCTGTGGCGCACCTCACAGGCCCATGGTTTCTTTCACCCCAGCGGCCAGGTGGCGGTCAACGCCATGGAGATCACCTACGACCTCAAGAGCGGCCGCTACCATGCATCGGGCTTGATCAACGAGCAGCGTCGGCCCTTTGCCTTCAATGTGCGCACCAGCCTTTCGTACTTCTCGCCCGGCGCCCTGCGCAGCTTTGGTGTGCGCTGA
- a CDS encoding acyl-CoA dehydrogenase family protein yields MYQPSEKAQQIIEAISGFVRNEILPLEQQAGLSWAEPHPRAVLQQVWQRSCEQGFYNIMLPEAIGGAGLSVSDLCAVKEATVLTGSMLAPHILGELSGPPRIGHLFKVASPTQIEAFLQPVCRAEKAVCFALTESEAGSDATAIKTSARREGEHYVLNGAKRYISGAPYADIAVLLAVTDPGRGAQGISAFFVDLSAPGVRVESDYSVMSGGGAHGDIMLDDVRVPAANRIGEQGQGFKLAMGRITLNRLLHCPTLLGLAGLALNLSIDYARTRKQFGQPIAMFQSINHMIADMATELHAARSMVYATAAVNDAGGNIRTQAPMCKLFVSETAFRIADRAVQIHGGAGLLRGNPVEWIFRATRMMRILTGTSEIQRNTIAKGVLMPEQ; encoded by the coding sequence ATGTATCAGCCAAGCGAAAAGGCCCAGCAGATCATCGAGGCCATCAGTGGCTTCGTTCGCAACGAAATCCTGCCCCTGGAACAGCAAGCCGGTCTCAGTTGGGCAGAGCCGCACCCGCGGGCGGTGCTGCAGCAGGTATGGCAGCGCTCGTGCGAGCAGGGCTTCTACAACATCATGCTGCCCGAGGCGATAGGTGGCGCCGGGTTGAGCGTGTCAGACCTGTGTGCGGTCAAGGAAGCCACGGTGCTCACCGGCTCGATGCTGGCGCCGCATATTCTCGGCGAGCTTTCCGGGCCGCCCCGTATCGGCCATCTGTTCAAGGTGGCGAGCCCGACCCAGATCGAGGCGTTCCTGCAGCCGGTGTGCCGTGCCGAAAAGGCCGTGTGCTTCGCCCTGACTGAAAGCGAAGCCGGCTCTGATGCAACGGCGATCAAGACCTCCGCACGGCGGGAAGGTGAACACTATGTGCTGAACGGCGCCAAGCGTTACATTTCGGGTGCGCCCTATGCCGACATTGCGGTGCTGCTTGCAGTGACGGATCCTGGACGCGGTGCCCAAGGGATTTCGGCATTCTTCGTCGACCTGAGCGCGCCGGGGGTAAGGGTTGAAAGTGATTATTCGGTCATGTCCGGCGGTGGTGCGCATGGCGACATCATGCTTGATGACGTTCGGGTGCCGGCGGCCAATCGCATTGGTGAGCAGGGGCAGGGTTTCAAGCTGGCGATGGGGCGTATCACCCTCAACCGCCTGCTGCATTGCCCCACCTTGCTGGGGCTGGCCGGCCTGGCACTGAACCTCTCGATCGACTATGCCCGCACGCGCAAGCAGTTCGGCCAGCCTATCGCCATGTTCCAGTCGATCAACCATATGATCGCCGACATGGCCACCGAGCTGCATGCTGCACGCAGCATGGTCTACGCCACGGCAGCGGTGAATGACGCCGGCGGCAATATCCGCACCCAGGCCCCGATGTGCAAGCTGTTCGTTTCGGAGACGGCCTTCCGCATCGCCGATCGCGCCGTGCAGATACACGGCGGTGCCGGGCTGCTGCGTGGCAACCCGGTGGAGTGGATATTCCGTGCGACACGTATGATGCGCATTCTCACCGGAACCAGCGAGATCCAGCGCAACACCATCGCCAAGGGCGTGCTCATGCCTGAGCAATGA